In Citrus sinensis cultivar Valencia sweet orange chromosome 3, DVS_A1.0, whole genome shotgun sequence, the sequence GATATGAGACGTGTTAATTTAATTGGTCTTTAATTTCTAGAATGTTCTCCAAGAATTAAACTGAAACTTCTAGAAATTAATAAGTTGTTTTGGTATATCATGTATGCATGTCTACTTGTTCCCTTGATCAGTTAGTtattaaggtttttttttttttccagaatGTTCTTTGAAAGCAATTTCTTGCGAGCATCAAAATTGATAgcatatattttaacattgtAACTTGCGAAGGAAGGTGACGAGTCTATGCGCAACGCAAGTGCGAAGGAAAGGTGACCAAAAACGAGTTAGAGAAgttgaaaattattacttgAGAAGCAgtgtttaatttatattatattaattatataattcttaCTTTTATTCAATCCATAAATACATATAGCTGATTTTAACCCTATAGAATAAACtagactcttttttttttttttttgaaaataagaacTAATTCAAAACTCTTGGCATGGCGTACGCGTTATTACTTTGCTTTTGCTCCAACGGGGAAGCTGCCCATGCATGCAGAACTTATAATATTGTAAGCCAGCCCGTGCATTAAGTAATTAGCAAATTAGAAGCGCAAATTTTCCTCATTTGGTAACATTTGcgtataattaatttgtgatttatttgatatatcacacacacacacacacataaattTCCTACAAAAAACGTACCCAATATTTTCTTACGCGGAATTGCATTTGCTTGTCTCACTACTAGTTAATTTAAGATTTCAAACTTCCAAATCATTTACATAGCTTCTTTGATAAGTCCAAGACCAAGACTAATATTGAAAGTGATTGCCAAGTCAATACTTAAGGCTATATAAGGTGTCACTCGACCTCGGCTTCTTGTATAGCAAAAAAATTCCCTTCAAAATTCTAAGAAATTAAAGCATATATATACATCATATAGCTATTAAATACTCTAGCTCTCTTCTTtgttctatatatatacattatttAGCAAAACTTTCCTTTGATCAAAAACCCAATTGAGAAAGCATTTAGCTAGCTATTGCGTACTGTCTCTTCTCCGTTCGGTCTGTTGCTTATTTATACAGTAACAATGGACTATAATTACTTGGGCTACAGATTCCGTCCAACCGAAGACGAAATCATCAGttattttcttgaaaacaAGATGCGTGGCAATGTTTTCCCCGTTCATGTAATTAACACGGTCAATATTTGCGCCTTTGAGCCTTGGCAATTACCTGGTAGGTACTCTATATATTTGTACACTATACTTATTCTCATATTCAAGCgccctcatttttttcaatgcGGATAACATTATAACAGAgttaattttcaaaacatgCAGTTTAATAGCATTAAAAGTTGACTCTATTAAATTGCTTAATAGTGTAtccgcataaaaaaaaaaatgagggcgTTCGCATTAGAgaataactatatatatatattattgattaattaattaattcgaTTTTTATGCATATACATATGCATGGACAGGACAAGCGGCAATTAGGGATGACGATGAGTGGTACTTTTTCAGTGAACATAATAAGAAGTATGCAAACAGTGCACGTACGGAGAGAACCACTAGAGCTGGCCATTGGAAAGTGACCGGTAAAGATCGTCAAATTTGGGACAAAAATAGGAAAGAAGTTATTGGtgtaaaaaagaatttggttTTTTACGAAGGTCGTGGCTCGAATGCTGTCAAGACCAGCTGGGTTATTCATGAATACCACTCCAACAATGCTTCTGCTTATCAGGCATTCTCTTATTTTACATTCGTTTTTTCttaatagtaaatttttatcaactaAGGCTCCGTTTGATATTTAAATGTCATACAATTGTTTTGAAATAGAAGTTATAGCGTCTAACATTTTGAACCTAACTTCTAAAGTCTTAAATGcttatcaaacactttattagtttaatttatgCAACACACAGCTACACAACAATGCAAACATAGCCTAATTTGTAAATGAGGATGAGCATAATTGAAATTAGCATAAAAATTGGTAGGTGAAACTTTAACGAAATTTTCTAGTTGTTTCATTTAACTTAAACAtttgacttaaaattttacacATATTTTGAGCAGCTTATCTTATTAAATCCAATGGTAGATATTCACGTTATCAAAAGTAACATTTAATGATGTTAATTCATCTGTATTAATGagcctcttttttttcccttctttttttgggtGCAGAAACCGTATGTTCTCTCTTACTTAAAAGGAAACTTAAATGAGAAGGACTATACCCGAGCTGCATCAAGCGGACATGCAGCTTCTGGTTCTTAATTAAAATCGTGCTGCAGAGGATACTGCCTACTGCTACTACCGGTGAGAAAGATCGATTTTACaccttaatattaaatatgtgATCAGTTCGCATAAAAAATGAGTAACAGGTCTGTATATgatattcttttattctaGGTACAACGTCCCTCAGCTGCTGCTTCGTAATAAAAGACTAAAGAGCCGGATCGCAGAAGATGCAGTTTATGTTACTTATTGTATTTGTTTAGTAGCTTTATgagtttgttttattgtgtgttGTGTATTTGGGGAGTTGTTTGTACTTGTTTCTTGTTGTTTGAATCTAGTTAATGAAGAATTGCAGTTGATCTATTTTATTAACCTGTGTGATGATCGATCGGTGAAGAATTGGCCATATGGGTATTTTTCACAACGTGGATATATATAGCCTTGTTACGTAAACTACTTTATGATAATTAAGTTGGTACTTTGATGCCTTTTAAGTCCTTTCGCATTTAGTTAGAAGGGCTGACTACTAACGAACAGAATATATATGTGTGCGTATTGAGTGTTTGTGGTCAAAAGGTCAATGTACGATGCATTGTGACCGGAaggagaaggaaaaaaagaaaaagaaaagaaagatacCAGCAttgagttatatatatataaatggaaGAATAGAAAATGTAGTAGTAAACAACTTCTAAAGAAAGTCATATATGAAAGCTCCACACACACATCATCATTGTCGCATATACATTCGCTTCAAAATCAGTATAATTTCGATGAAACTTGCTCGTGCGTCTAATCAAATGTAATACAAACTCttttatattgaattaaatttggagcaatattaaatgaaaaaaaaaaatcatgatagaacaaagacaaaaaattttgtcttaattttttaagtcaaTTTAGAggatttttagaaaaagaaacatgtaaagtcattaaaacaaaattccaaaaattcaCAATAAGACGGaaatttttgtctttgtttTATCATTGCTTTGTTCCTATGtcattttccttaaatttgATGTTTAGGTGAATATTATTAGAGTTTAGATAGATGATGACATTGTTAATGGATGTGTTTGATTGGTGTCAAATGTAATGAACTTTACGTAAAGTAAAATTGTCCTTACTCCTTAGTGGTAAAATCTATTATTAAGGgaattttagtattataaacATAAAGTAAAATTGTCCTTAGTGGTAAAATCTATTATTAAgggaattttaatattataacttttaataaaatttagttgttcAAAAGATTTTAGAATCCTTCAATGAATTTTAgttcatttgaaatttggtCAACAACAAGGGAGTAAATATTGGTTTACAAATTGATGTAATTTAGGAAgaccttgttttttttttttgttttgaaccaCGAGGTGGTTATGAGTGGGCTTCAACGATAGTATGTACCTTTAAGTCCGTATCACAACTCAAACTAATATCTGCTCGCACCGAATCGGCTCGTAAATGATAAAGTACTAGCCAAAATAGTGACTCCATACGAGAGCGGGGTTTGAAACCCTAACCTCTTTTAAGaagtaaaaatatcaaaccattcacatcaacaaattttaattgaagacCATATTTTAATTGGCCTTTTTAGGATGTTCCTCAACAATTAAACTGAATTTTAGACTTCCGGAAAGTTCTTTAACTGGTACACGTCTTTCTGtcagttaattattaaagttgttATTCTTTGAATGCAATCTTGCAAGAATTAAATTGAAACTTAAAAGTATTTAACTTTTTGACTTTAGAAGGAAGGAGAATAGTCTATGCGCAATGCCAACGCAAGTGCGAAGTGGGGAACACATATAACAAACTCATGAAGAAGACAAGGTTTAAAGGTGACCAAAAACGAGTCAAAGAATTTGACAACTGCTTCAGAAGcaagtttatattattttcttatatgaTATAATCCATTTACGTAgtccatatatataatattgttaagAGTCACGTActatttgttaaatttgatGTTTACAAACTGATTTAGCATGTATGAATTaatcacataaaaaatatatgtcaCATGACACACgtaactatttttattgattcttTTTAAGGTTTGTACTTTTATATTAAAGCGGTATATTTGTgtcatatcaattttttacAGATTTATTTGTATGAATAGTCTGTAACTCTAAGATTGCTTGTACCTTTTTTTGATGGGTGGGGTATTTCAAAGAGCTAAACTCTACTTATGCATTATTTACGTTAGCTCACACAGGGTAAAAATAAGACGGATTCAAATCCTCTACTCATTTTACCTTTTAgtttagcttttttttttttgttctgaaTCACGAGATGGTCTTAAGTGGACACCAATTatgggaggcacctttaaaCCCGTACTACAACCAAAACTAATTCATGCTCGCACCAGATCGGTTCGTAAGGGATAAAGTGCTTGCCAAAGTGGTGACTCTATATGAGAGTAAGGCTTGAACTCCTGACCTCTCTTAAGGAGTGAGAGTGTCGAACTACTCAAACAAACtaattttggtttattttgactttttgagTTGAATTAATTGATGGATGCATGCAATCATTTTGCACGAGCAAGAATGCAAGATCcggaaaaggaaaacaaaagtaaGATAAGAAGAGGATCCACTTGCAAAta encodes:
- the LOC102631318 gene encoding NAC domain-containing protein 71-like isoform X1: MDYNYLGYRFRPTEDEIISYFLENKMRGNVFPVHVINTVNICAFEPWQLPGQAAIRDDDEWYFFSEHNKKYANSARTERTTRAGHWKVTGKDRQIWDKNRKEVIGVKKNLVFYEGRGSNAVKTSWVIHEYHSNNASAYQKPYVLSYLKGNLNEKDYTRAASSGHAASGS